Proteins encoded together in one Micromonospora kangleipakensis window:
- a CDS encoding GTP cyclohydrolase II: MDEALPVATVRNQVTVPLRFPDGYVTTARVFSFDGLADGREHLAFGLGDWASTVDGQATGGPPPLVRPHSECLTGDVFGSQRCDCGPQLREAVERIAEADGFLLYLRQEGRGIGLYAKLDAYALQDAGLDTYEANLALGRGADERDYTAAAQMLAALGVARVALLSNNPDKADQLDRLGVTVAERMPTGVHLSPANAGYLAAKVSRGDHALDLPFVP, from the coding sequence ATGGACGAAGCGCTGCCGGTGGCGACGGTCCGGAACCAGGTCACGGTCCCCCTGCGGTTCCCCGACGGGTACGTCACGACCGCCCGGGTCTTCTCGTTCGACGGCCTGGCGGACGGCCGGGAACATCTCGCGTTCGGCCTCGGTGACTGGGCGTCGACCGTGGACGGACAGGCCACCGGTGGGCCGCCGCCCCTGGTCCGGCCACACAGCGAGTGCCTGACCGGGGACGTCTTCGGCAGCCAGCGTTGCGACTGCGGCCCGCAGCTGCGGGAGGCGGTCGAGCGCATCGCCGAGGCCGACGGCTTCCTGCTCTACCTGCGCCAGGAGGGGCGCGGCATCGGCCTGTACGCCAAGCTCGACGCGTACGCCCTGCAGGACGCCGGCCTGGACACGTACGAGGCGAACCTGGCGCTGGGTCGGGGCGCGGACGAGCGCGACTACACGGCGGCCGCGCAGATGCTGGCCGCGCTGGGCGTGGCCCGGGTCGCCCTGCTCAGCAACAACCCGGACAAGGCCGACCAGCTCGACCGGCTCGGCGTGACGGTGGCCGAGCGGATGCCGACGGGCGTGCACCTCTCTCCGGCCAACGCCGGCTACCTGGCGGCGAAGGTCAGCCGCGGCGACCACGCCCTCGACCTCCCGTTCGTGCCGTGA
- a CDS encoding amino acid ABC transporter permease, with protein sequence MDPLSTLWETFFDWDSMRQALPEMLTVGLPNTLILAITAALLGSVLGMLLAVAGISRTRWLRWPARVYTDVFRGLPAAATILLIGVGLAPLGMQVWGPNPYPLGILALSLIAAAYIGEIFRSGIQSVEAAQLEGARALGFSWGEAMRLVIIPQGVRRVLPAWVNQLIALIKDSSLVYFLGLVASQRELFRIGQDHAATTGNESALLLAGLFYLTLTIPLTHAVNAIDRRLRQGRAAAAPDAEDDAGLALAGEAALPTTGRKDPR encoded by the coding sequence ATGGATCCACTGAGCACCCTCTGGGAGACCTTCTTCGACTGGGACTCCATGCGGCAGGCGCTGCCGGAGATGCTGACGGTCGGGTTGCCCAACACGCTGATCCTGGCGATCACCGCCGCCCTGCTCGGTTCGGTGCTGGGCATGCTGCTGGCCGTCGCCGGCATCTCGCGTACCCGCTGGTTGCGGTGGCCGGCTCGGGTCTACACGGACGTGTTCCGCGGCCTGCCGGCGGCGGCGACCATCCTGCTGATCGGCGTCGGCCTGGCGCCGCTCGGGATGCAGGTGTGGGGGCCGAACCCCTATCCCCTGGGGATCCTGGCGCTGTCGCTGATCGCCGCCGCCTACATCGGGGAGATCTTCCGCTCCGGCATTCAGAGCGTCGAGGCGGCGCAGCTGGAGGGCGCCCGGGCGCTCGGCTTCTCCTGGGGCGAGGCAATGCGGCTGGTGATCATCCCGCAGGGCGTACGCCGGGTCCTGCCGGCCTGGGTGAACCAGCTGATCGCACTGATCAAGGACTCCAGCCTGGTCTACTTCCTCGGTCTGGTCGCCAGCCAGCGGGAGCTGTTCCGGATCGGACAGGACCACGCCGCGACCACCGGCAACGAGTCGGCGCTGCTGCTGGCCGGCCTCTTCTACCTCACCCTGACCATCCCGCTGACCCACGCCGTCAACGCGATCGACCGGCGACTGCGCCAGGGCCGCGCGGCCGCCGCGCCAGACGCCGAGGACGACGCGGGGCTGGCGCTGGCCGGCGAGGCCGCGCTGCCCACGACCGGACGGAAGGACCCGCGATGA
- a CDS encoding amino acid ABC transporter ATP-binding protein has product MSTSTATSVSLGVRDVHLAFDANRVLRGVDLDVPRGATACVIGPSGSGKSTLLRTVNRLIEPDRGDVLLDGRSVLSDDPDALRQRIGMVFQQFNLFPHMTVQRNITLALRRLKKLPEDEAVQLARTQLELVGLAGKADARPAHLSGGQQQRVAIARALALQPQVMLFDEATSALDPELVKGVLGVMADLSAGGMTMVVVTHEMGFAREVADTVAFMDGGVVLEAGEPAAIFESPEHPRLRRFLSQVL; this is encoded by the coding sequence ATGAGCACCAGCACCGCCACCTCGGTCAGCCTCGGCGTCCGCGACGTCCACCTCGCCTTCGACGCCAACCGGGTGCTGCGCGGCGTCGACCTGGACGTGCCCCGGGGCGCGACGGCCTGCGTGATCGGGCCGTCCGGCTCCGGAAAGTCCACCCTGCTGCGTACGGTCAACCGGCTGATCGAGCCGGACCGGGGCGACGTCCTGCTGGACGGGCGCAGCGTGCTGAGCGACGACCCGGACGCCCTGCGGCAGCGGATCGGCATGGTCTTCCAGCAGTTCAACCTCTTCCCGCACATGACCGTGCAGCGCAACATCACCCTCGCGCTGCGCCGGCTCAAGAAGCTGCCCGAGGACGAGGCGGTGCAGCTCGCGCGGACCCAGCTGGAGCTGGTCGGCCTGGCCGGCAAGGCGGACGCCCGGCCGGCGCACCTCTCCGGCGGTCAGCAGCAGCGGGTGGCGATCGCCCGCGCCCTGGCCCTGCAACCGCAGGTGATGCTCTTCGACGAGGCGACCTCGGCGCTCGACCCGGAGCTGGTCAAGGGCGTGCTCGGGGTCATGGCGGACCTCTCCGCCGGCGGCATGACGATGGTGGTGGTGACCCACGAGATGGGCTTCGCCCGCGAGGTCGCCGACACGGTGGCCTTCATGGACGGCGGCGTGGTCCTCGAAGCCGGCGAGCCGGCCGCCATCTTCGAGTCCCCGGAGCACCCCCGGCTGCGCCGCTTCCTCTCCCAGGTGCTCTGA
- a CDS encoding FUSC family protein, with product MRGWWKAAVGRLRDGWIPVVEAALAATVAWLIAARLIGHPDPFFAPSAALIVLGESRGQRVRQTVELILGVAGGVLIADLVVHALGPGTGTMLIVLLLTLGITVAAGASSTLVIQTAVSALYLVVVAAPKGEFVPFRFVDALIGGAVALAASQLVTARDPLAPLVAEARQTFTDLAELLDRIDDALDRCDETAAQAALDRARQVDGCVERLREAVQACGETLRLRVRRRRHLGQIEEVEATTRQLDYAVRNIRVLARNASTLTRLHTATPPELGAAIRALAEAVRAAGAALATDLTGHDDADRHVGRADEAALEAVRIGAELLDSDPPLPVVMIVGQIRATAIDLLRGVGEDDVAVLTRVDEALGLPAV from the coding sequence GTGCGAGGTTGGTGGAAGGCCGCCGTCGGGCGGCTGCGGGACGGCTGGATCCCGGTCGTCGAGGCCGCGCTCGCCGCGACCGTCGCGTGGCTGATCGCCGCGCGACTCATCGGGCACCCGGACCCGTTCTTCGCGCCCAGCGCGGCGCTGATCGTCCTCGGCGAGTCCCGGGGGCAGCGGGTCCGGCAGACCGTCGAGCTGATCCTCGGCGTGGCCGGCGGCGTGCTCATCGCCGACCTGGTGGTGCACGCGCTCGGACCGGGCACCGGGACCATGCTGATCGTGCTGCTGCTGACCCTCGGCATCACGGTGGCCGCCGGGGCGAGCAGCACGCTGGTCATCCAGACCGCGGTCTCCGCGCTCTACCTGGTCGTGGTGGCCGCCCCGAAGGGCGAGTTCGTGCCGTTCCGCTTCGTCGACGCGCTGATCGGCGGCGCGGTGGCGCTCGCCGCGAGCCAGCTCGTGACGGCCCGCGACCCGCTCGCCCCGCTGGTCGCCGAGGCCCGGCAGACCTTCACCGACCTGGCCGAGCTGCTCGACCGGATCGACGACGCGCTCGACCGGTGCGACGAGACGGCCGCCCAGGCCGCGCTGGACCGGGCCCGCCAGGTGGACGGCTGCGTGGAACGCCTGCGCGAGGCCGTCCAGGCCTGCGGCGAGACGCTGCGGCTGCGGGTCCGCCGCCGCCGGCACCTCGGCCAGATCGAGGAGGTCGAGGCCACCACCCGGCAGCTCGACTACGCCGTACGCAACATCCGGGTGCTGGCCCGCAACGCCAGCACGCTGACCCGGCTGCACACGGCGACGCCGCCGGAGCTGGGCGCCGCGATCCGCGCGCTCGCCGAGGCGGTACGCGCCGCCGGCGCGGCGCTCGCCACCGACCTGACCGGCCACGACGACGCCGACCGGCACGTCGGCCGGGCCGACGAGGCGGCCCTGGAGGCGGTCCGCATCGGCGCCGAGCTGCTCGACTCCGACCCACCGCTGCCGGTGGTGATGATCGTCGGGCAGATCCGGGCGACCGCCATCGACCTGCTGCGCGGTGTGGGCGAGGACGACGTCGCGGTGCTCACCCGGGTCGACGAGGCGCTCGGCCTGCCGGCGGTGTGA
- a CDS encoding ABC transporter substrate-binding protein, whose translation MRFLPALTRVAALGAAAVLAATGLTACGDDAATSEAANPYGLLQPGVLRAGTLTDAPPNVYLKDGKFTGFDNDLLTAVAAKAGLKVEFVGTDFSALLSQVNNHKFDVGSSSITITEARKKTVDFGNGYDFGYFGLDVPAGSSITSFDQLAGKRVVVVQGTVQDDYATGKNLNPVRVPDYNGALNQLKAGTADAWIAPAEIGEKSAADSGGKITVAAKQLSPAPTAYAFAKGNDKLREALDKGLDEVIADGTWTKLQAQYYPGRPVPADFKPGSGSVPAPSASAAS comes from the coding sequence GTGCGATTCCTTCCTGCCCTGACCCGCGTCGCCGCGCTCGGCGCCGCCGCCGTGCTCGCCGCGACCGGCCTCACCGCCTGCGGCGACGACGCCGCCACCAGCGAGGCCGCCAACCCGTACGGCCTGCTCCAGCCCGGCGTGCTGCGGGCCGGCACGCTCACCGACGCCCCACCGAACGTGTACCTGAAGGACGGGAAGTTCACCGGTTTCGACAACGACCTGCTCACCGCGGTCGCCGCCAAGGCGGGCCTGAAGGTGGAGTTCGTCGGCACCGACTTCTCGGCGCTGCTGTCGCAGGTCAACAACCACAAGTTCGACGTGGGCAGCTCGTCCATCACGATCACCGAGGCGCGGAAGAAGACCGTCGACTTCGGCAACGGCTACGACTTCGGCTACTTCGGACTCGACGTGCCGGCCGGCTCGTCGATCACGAGCTTCGACCAGCTCGCCGGCAAGCGGGTGGTGGTCGTGCAGGGCACCGTGCAGGACGACTACGCCACCGGCAAGAACCTCAACCCGGTGCGGGTGCCCGACTACAACGGGGCGCTGAACCAGCTCAAGGCGGGCACCGCTGACGCGTGGATCGCCCCGGCCGAGATCGGCGAGAAGTCCGCCGCCGACAGCGGCGGCAAGATCACGGTTGCCGCCAAGCAGCTCAGCCCCGCGCCGACCGCGTACGCGTTCGCCAAGGGCAACGACAAGCTGCGCGAGGCGCTGGACAAGGGCCTGGACGAGGTCATCGCCGACGGCACCTGGACGAAGCTCCAGGCGCAGTACTACCCGGGCCGGCCGGTCCCGGCCGACTTCAAGCCGGGCAGCGGCAGCGTCCCGGCGCCGTCGGCCTCGGCGGCTTCCTGA
- a CDS encoding RibD family protein → MTGRPYVLLSCAMSIDGYIDDASAERLLLSNADDLDRIDAVRAGCDAIMVGANTVRLDDPRLLVRSDRRRAERVARGLPPSPVKVTVTASGDLDPTARFFAMGEATKLVYCPSGALEKTRERLGGVATVVDAGEPAGPGAVLADLAARGVRRLMVEGGGAVHAQFLSAGLADELHLVVAPFFVGDGRAPRFVGDGRFPWHPGRRARVLEVRQIDDVVLTRYALSDRCPEP, encoded by the coding sequence GTGACCGGCCGGCCGTACGTGCTGCTCAGCTGCGCGATGTCGATCGACGGGTACATCGACGACGCCTCGGCCGAGCGGCTGCTGCTCTCCAACGCCGACGACCTGGACCGGATCGACGCGGTCCGGGCCGGCTGCGACGCCATCATGGTCGGCGCGAACACCGTCCGGCTGGACGACCCGCGGCTGCTGGTGCGCTCCGACCGGCGCCGGGCCGAGCGGGTGGCCCGGGGCCTGCCGCCGTCCCCGGTAAAGGTCACGGTCACCGCCAGCGGGGACCTCGACCCGACGGCCCGCTTTTTCGCCATGGGCGAGGCGACCAAGCTGGTGTACTGCCCGAGCGGCGCGCTGGAGAAGACCCGGGAGCGGCTGGGCGGGGTGGCGACCGTGGTCGACGCCGGCGAGCCGGCCGGCCCGGGCGCGGTGCTGGCCGACCTGGCCGCCCGGGGCGTACGCCGGCTGATGGTCGAGGGCGGCGGCGCCGTGCACGCCCAGTTCCTCAGCGCCGGCCTCGCCGACGAGCTGCACCTGGTGGTCGCGCCGTTCTTCGTCGGCGACGGCCGGGCGCCGCGCTTCGTCGGTGACGGCCGATTCCCCTGGCACCCGGGCCGGCGCGCCCGGGTACTGGAGGTCCGCCAGATCGACGACGTGGTGCTGACCCGGTACGCCCTCTCCGACCGCTGCCCGGAGCCCTGA